Genomic segment of Halostella limicola:
TCAGACCCATCACGCCGACGGCGTGCGACAGCGTCAGCAGCGACTCGCGGCCGTCGTACAGCAGGTACGCCGTGTAGAGACACGCCGGCACGGCGACCAGCGAGAGCGACCCCTCGATGGCGCTTTTCATCTCGAACCAGAACGTCGGGAACACCGACAGCCAGAAGACGCCGAACAGCGCCCACGTCCCGCTCGCGAGGTAGCGCGCGACCGTTCGGCGGCCGGCCCACGTGAGCGCGGAGGCGAGGACGAACCCGAGGACGACGACCCAGGCCAGCGCGTCGGAGGCGGACGCGAGGGGGGCGAACGCGTCGGCGAGGGCGAGGACTTTCACGTCAGAACGTGTAGGGGCGTCGGATTAAAGAGTTGACGGCATCGCGCGGCGCGCGCACTATCACAGCGCTCGGGGCGGGCCCGAACCCGGCGGCGGTTTCCGCGCGCGGAGTGACCGCTCGAGGACGGGTGACGGTCGTCAGGGTTTTTTAATCGCCCCCGACAACTGTGCGGACATGGCCGACGTCCTAGAGAACAAGCGGACCGCGACGCGGTTTCGCATCCTCGTCGAGATCGCGGACCGCCAGCCCGCCGTGAGCCAAGGCGAGATCGCAGACGCCGTCGGCGTCACGAGCCAGGCGGTCAGCGAGTACATCCGCGAACTCGTCGACGACGCGCTCGTGGAGAAGGAGGGGCGGTCGCGCTACCGCGTCACGAAGGAGGGCGTCGACTGGCTCCTCTCGGAGGCGACCGACGTGCAGCGCTTCGCCGAACACGTCACCGAGGACATCCTGGGGAGCGTCCAGGAGGACGCCGCCATCGCCGCCGCCGACGTCGAGGAGGGCGAGACGGTGACGCTGTCGATGCGCGACGGCCTCTTCCACGCGACGCCCGGCGAATCGGGGCCGGCGACCGGCGTCGCCACGACGAGCGCCGCGGCGGGCGAGGACGTCGGCGTCACCGGGTTCGAGGGTATCGTCGACCTAGACCCCGGTAACGTCAGCGTGTTGCAGGTGCCGCCGGTCCGCTCGGGCGGGAGCCGGGCCGTCGACGCGGACGCCATGGCCGCGACCTGCGCGGACGCCGACACGGTCGCCGCCGCGGGCGTGGAAGCCGTCGCCGCCCTCCGGCGCGCCGGCGTCGACCCCGCGACGACGTTCGCGGCCGGCGAAGTCGCCGCCGACGCCGCGAGCCGCGGCCTCGACGTGGTCGTCGTGGCGACGGCCGACAGCGTCGGCCGGGTGACCGACGCGCTCCGCGACGCTGACGTGGCCTACGAAGTGACCGAAGCCGAGTAGCGAGCCCCCGGTCAGGCCCGCTCCACCCGCTCGGAGTGTTCCTTCGCGAGGGAGTACGCCTCGCGGACCCGTCTGAACGCCTCCTCGTCGCCGCCGTGGTCCGGATGGACCTCCTTCACCCGCGTGCGGTACGCGGACTTCACCCTGTCGGCGCTCGCCCCGCGCGGGAGGCCGAGCGCCGCGAAGGCCGCGCCGACCGCGTCGCGCTCGTCCGTCTCTCGCTCTATCTCCGGCGTCTCGAACGGCAGGCGGCCGCCGAGGTGCGCGCCCGGCATCTCGTGCTCTATCAGCACCGCCCGGGTCCGGCTCCCGTCGATGCGGAAGTAGGCGTGCGCGTCGAACGTCACCGCCACGTCGCGTTTCGGGAGGTAGAAGGCGACGCGCTGTCCGCAGACGAGGTGGTCCTCCGCGTACGGCTCGTCGATGCGCTGCAGGTACCTACGGATCTCCGCACGGCGCTTCGCCTCGCCGGGGCGCTCGCGGTCGCCACCGGCGTCCGCCCGCCTCGCCGTCGCGGAGTCGGGAAACAGGCGAGCGCCGGCGACGAACACGCCCGCGACGACCACGGAGAACGCGGCGCCGAGCGCGAGGCCGACCAGCAACCACCTGGGGAACCCCCACAGCCAGTCGAGTGCCACGGCCCCCGGTACGGACCGGGCGTCAAAGAATCCTGCTGTCGCGGCGACCGGGCCGTCAGTACACGGCGACGTCGTCGAACCGCCCGTCGTACGCGATGTGGTCGGGGTGAGTCGGTTCCGTCCCCGAGAGGAACAGTCGGTCGACCTTCTCCCACGTGTTCTCCCAGCCGAGGTGGGCCCGCTCGGCGAAGCGCCGGGCGGCGTGCGAGAGGCCGCCGCGGTGTCCGATCCGTCGCTCGACTCCCGCTTTCAGCGCCGCGGCGAGCGACTCAGCCGTGACGGGGACGTCGAGGTCGGCGCGGTCGAACGCCGTCCACGCCTCGCCGACGGTGTTCCGGAGGTGGGCGTAGGACGAGGCGAACGTCGGCAGGTTCTGCCGCGCGGCGACCGCCGCCGCCCGGCGGTTCCCCCGGTCCGTCACCTTCGGGTTGTACGCCTCGACGCCGTCTATCGCCTCCCGGTAGCGCTGGACCGCCGCCTCGTCGAGGCTCACGTTCAGAAACTCGGGGTGGGGGACGAGCACCGCGGCGTCCTGCCGGTCGAACGCGTCCATCGCCCCGTCGAGCGTGACGAAGTCGGGAACCGGATCAGTCAGTCCGATCGCGAGGACGTGCTGGCGGTTCCGCCACGACCCCGTGAACACCTCGCGGGCGGGGATCACGGTCAGATCGTCGTCGGAGTGCCGCTCCGCGGCGGCCTCGACGTCCGGCAACCGCGTGAAGTGGGGGGCGTACACCAGCGCGTCCAGGCCGCGGTCTTTCGCTCTCCGGACCACTCGCTCGTCCAGTACCTTCACGTGCATGTCGACCCGGACCTCGTCGCTCGCAGTCACGGCCCCCTCTTTTCCGAGCCGACTCAAAGGGATTCTGGTTCGATCCCTCCGCCGTCGAAACAGTCTTACGGCGCGACAGCAAGAGTGGACACGATGGCCTGGCAATGCGGCATCGACGGGTGCGGAGAGCAGTTCGGCGACGCCGAGAGCGCGATCGTCCACCAGACGAACGAACACGAGCGCCGCGAGTGCAAGGTGTGCGGCGTCGTCGTGCCCGACGGCTACCTCGCGATCCGACACGCGTTCGACGAACACACCCGCGCCGAGTACGTCCGCGCCTACGGTGCCGACTCCGAGGCGGTCCGCCAGCGCGAGCAGGTCAAGGAGTCCATCGAGCGCGAGGCGGACCTCCAGCGCGTGGTCGCCCAGTTGAACGAGGAAGGAACGGCGTAGCGCGAGGGGCTTTTTCTAAGGGAAGTAGCCGCCGCGGGGCGGTTCCTCGCTCCGACGGCGAAACGGCGGTTCCGCCGCCGCACGGCCGACCTTACTGCGCGACGGCCGGCCGCGTTGCTACCGTTACTACGCCAGTGCTGACGAAAACGAGCGTCCTCAGCGCACCTCGCCGCCCCGACGAGCGAAGCGAGTCAGGGGGCAGTGGAACGCGTCAGCGTTCCTCGGAGTCGAGCACGCGGATCTGGTCGCCGCGCACGGTGACCGGAATCGGGACGGTCGCCTCGTACAGTTCGACGGTGACCTGGTCCTTGCCCTCGTCGATGCGCTGGACCTGCGCCTTCTCGCCCTTGAACGGGCCGGCGATGAGCTCGACGATGTCGCCCTCGGCGATCCCCTCGACGTCCGGCTTGGGCGAGAGGAAGTGCTCGACCTCGGAGATGTCGCTCTCGCCCGGGACGATGCTGCGGGCGTGGGGGATCTCCTCGAGGACGCGCGAGATGATGGCGTCGTCGTCGGCCTCGACCATCACGTAGCTGGTCAGCGAGTCGGGGGCGAGCGCGGCGTGGATCGCGTCCTCCTCGCGGTTCATGATCATGTCCGCGACGGTGCGCTCCTGACTCGCGGTTGTCTTGACGGCGTAGATCGGCATCGGTCAGGCCCCCGGGACGAACGTCATCAGGAGGTAAATCGCGAAGCCGAGCATCCCGACTAACAGGATGCCGGCACCGGCTATCTTTGCGATCTGGGAGAACTCCTCCCAGGAGGGGGTGCTTGCCATCTTCAGCACCCGAACGTACGAGGTAAGGTCGTATGGAACTTTCATATTTGGAGATTGCGGACGAGCCTTTTTCTATCTATTGCTCTGCCTCACGTCGCCGAGAGAAGAGCGCGGAGGTTACTCGACGTAGTCGATGTCTTCCGCGCGCTGGGCGGCCTCTTCCTGCGCGGCCTCGTTGCGGCCGTAGATCTGCGGCGACTCGACGCCGGTGACGACGATCATCGTGCGCATGCTGCCTTCGAGGGTCTCGTCGATGGAGGTCCCCCAGATGATGCGGGCGTCGGGGTCGATCCGGTCGTAGATCTCCTCGACGACGCCCTCGGCCTCCTCGATGGACATGTCCTGCCCGCCGGTGACGTTGACCAGCGCGGAGTTCGCGCCGGAGATGTCGACGTCGAGCAGCGGCGAGCGAAGCGCCGTCTTCACCGAGTCCTGCGCCTTCGCGTCGGAGTCGGACTCGCCGAGGCCGATCATGGCGACGCCGCCCCGCTCCATCACGGTGCGGACGTCGGCGAAGTCCAGGTTGACCAACCCGGGCTTGGTGATGAGCTCGGTGATGCCCTTCACGGAGCGCATCAGCACCTCGTCGGCGACCTTGAACGCCTGCCGGACGGGGAGCTTGCC
This window contains:
- a CDS encoding DUF7839 domain-containing protein → MADVLENKRTATRFRILVEIADRQPAVSQGEIADAVGVTSQAVSEYIRELVDDALVEKEGRSRYRVTKEGVDWLLSEATDVQRFAEHVTEDILGSVQEDAAIAAADVEEGETVTLSMRDGLFHATPGESGPATGVATTSAAAGEDVGVTGFEGIVDLDPGNVSVLQVPPVRSGGSRAVDADAMAATCADADTVAAAGVEAVAALRRAGVDPATTFAAGEVAADAASRGLDVVVVATADSVGRVTDALRDADVAYEVTEAE
- a CDS encoding J domain-containing protein produces the protein MALDWLWGFPRWLLVGLALGAAFSVVVAGVFVAGARLFPDSATARRADAGGDRERPGEAKRRAEIRRYLQRIDEPYAEDHLVCGQRVAFYLPKRDVAVTFDAHAYFRIDGSRTRAVLIEHEMPGAHLGGRLPFETPEIERETDERDAVGAAFAALGLPRGASADRVKSAYRTRVKEVHPDHGGDEEAFRRVREAYSLAKEHSERVERA
- a CDS encoding PHP-associated domain-containing protein, which encodes MHVKVLDERVVRRAKDRGLDALVYAPHFTRLPDVEAAAERHSDDDLTVIPAREVFTGSWRNRQHVLAIGLTDPVPDFVTLDGAMDAFDRQDAAVLVPHPEFLNVSLDEAAVQRYREAIDGVEAYNPKVTDRGNRRAAAVAARQNLPTFASSYAHLRNTVGEAWTAFDRADLDVPVTAESLAAALKAGVERRIGHRGGLSHAARRFAERAHLGWENTWEKVDRLFLSGTEPTHPDHIAYDGRFDDVAVY
- a CDS encoding DUF7565 family protein yields the protein MAWQCGIDGCGEQFGDAESAIVHQTNEHERRECKVCGVVVPDGYLAIRHAFDEHTRAEYVRAYGADSEAVRQREQVKESIEREADLQRVVAQLNEEGTA
- a CDS encoding transcription elongation factor Spt5, with product MPIYAVKTTASQERTVADMIMNREEDAIHAALAPDSLTSYVMVEADDDAIISRVLEEIPHARSIVPGESDISEVEHFLSPKPDVEGIAEGDIVELIAGPFKGEKAQVQRIDEGKDQVTVELYEATVPIPVTVRGDQIRVLDSEER
- a CDS encoding protein translocase SEC61 complex subunit gamma, producing MKVPYDLTSYVRVLKMASTPSWEEFSQIAKIAGAGILLVGMLGFAIYLLMTFVPGA